The Hevea brasiliensis isolate MT/VB/25A 57/8 chromosome 1, ASM3005281v1, whole genome shotgun sequence genome has a window encoding:
- the LOC110639079 gene encoding uncharacterized protein LOC110639079, translating into MTDYGPEQEMEIEALEAILMDDFKEIHSSESGLDTSNRCFQITISPQDDDADDPMDTPVQLALIFSHTEKYPDESPLLNVKSIRGIQTVDLRILKEKLEQEASENLGMAMIYTLVTSAKEWLSEKYGQDASNENIEDEQAAKEDIIVPHGEAVTVDTFLAWRERFEAELALERAKLMPESALTAPKEKKLTGRQWFESGGAKGAAPIKEGSDEEDEEDIDFDDDDFEDDEEDMLEHYLAEKSDSSSHSSRRAN; encoded by the exons ATGACTG ACTATGGACCGGAGCAGGAAATGGAAATCGAAGCATTAGAAGCTATACTTATGGATGATTTCAAAG AAATTCATTCAAGTGAGAGTGGGTTAGATACTTCAAATCGATGCTTTCAGATAACGATATCTCCACAG GATGATGATGCAGATGATCCAATGGACACTCCAG TTCAGTTAGCTCTCATTTTCTCACACACAGAGAAGTATCCAGATGAGTCTCCATTACTAAATGTGAAAAG CATACGAGGTATACAAACTGTTGATCTTAGAATTTTGAAAGAAAAGCTTGAACAAGAG GCATCTGAAAATCTTGGTATGGCTATGATCTACACTCTGGTTACGTCAGCTAAAGAGTGGTTATCTGAAAAATATGGTCAAGATGCAAGCAATGAGAACATTGAAGACGAACAGGCAGCAAAAGAAGAT ATAATTGTACCACATGGAGAAGCTGTTACTGTTGATACATTTCTGGCATGGAGAGAAAGATTTGAAGCAGAGTTGGCACTTGAGCGAGCCAA GCTGATGCCCGAGTCTGCACTTACGGCCCCTAAGGAGAAGAAGCTTACAGGCAGACAGTGGTTTGAAAGTGGTGGAGCG AAAGGAGCAGCCCCAATTAAAGAAGGATCTGATGAGGAAGATGAGGAGGACATCGACTTTGATGATGATGATTTTGAAG ATGATGAAGAAGATATGCTTGAGCACTATCTGGCCGAGAAATCTGACTCATCTTCCCATTCTTCAAGGCGAGCCAACTAA